In a single window of the Nilaparvata lugens isolate BPH chromosome 1, ASM1435652v1, whole genome shotgun sequence genome:
- the LOC111048698 gene encoding uncharacterized protein LOC111048698 — MPFKWEEGAKPRKKIDADTMKNAVKTIIESGRSVRSVAQEFEIDRKTLGRYHEKIVKGVETTFNPNYNTCQIFSNDEEEDLKNYLILSSKLNYGLAPKELRKFAYEYAIARGKKVPENWMKNKSASYDWQMGFMSRHTELSLRNPQATSLARGTAFNETTVYVFFSNLRTVYKEHKFSPDAVYNIDETGLSTVHRPSKIISAKGQKQVSKVTSAERGTLITVCCAESAVGNAVPPFFVYPRKRVNDRMTQGAPPGSCAVGGESGWMTTDSFNHYLDHFIKNVKCSPTNPVLVVLDNHDLEIDVEEQTATTRETETEKATPMRRQAEMEVDLEPPVLPPPPPVDSLNMVRNQQQKPGARKYKDFSDENLSKAIQAVNEKTLSLRKAAEKYVWRMKEQKKSFRDFNCSISNKETEKATNEETIRNGVVGELIWGWLGKLSYWPDIVVVVDEEGQYTHQKLLLEKWLEKRMI; from the exons atgcCTTTCAAATGGGAGGAGGGGGCTAAGCCACGTAAAAAAATTGATGCAGACACCATGAAAAATGCAGTAAAGACAATCATTGAATCTGGAAGAAGTGTTAGGTCAGTTGCACAAGAATTTGAGATAGATAGGAAAACATTAGGAAGATACCATGAAAAAATCGTCAAAGGAGTAGAAACTACATTCAACCCTAATTATAACACATGTCAAATATTTTCgaatgatgaggaggaagacCTCAAGAATTATTTGATATTGTCTTCAAAGCTAAACTATGGTTTAGCTCCAAAGGAATTGCGAAAATTTGCATATGAATATGCAATTGCTAGGGGCAAAAAAGTCCCAGAGAACtggatgaaaaataaatctgcCAGTTATGATTGGCAGATGGGTTTTATGAGCCGACATACAGAATTGTCCTTAAGGAATCCTCAAGCAACTAGTTTGGCTAGGGGAACTGCGTTCAATGAGACCACAGTTTATGTGTTTTTTAGCAACTTGAGGACAGTGTACAAAGAACACAAGTTTAGTCCAGATGCAGTCTATAATATTGATGAGACTGGActgtctactgttcatagaccCAGCAAAATCATTTCAGCTAAAGGGCAAAAGCAAGTGTCTAAAGTTACTTCTGCTGAACGAGGAACACTTATCACTGTTTGCTGTGCAGAGAGTGCAGTGGGTAATGCAGTTCCTCCCTTCTTTGTTTATCCCCGCAAAAGAGTGAATGACCGAATGACCCAAGGAGCTCCTCCAGGTTCTTGTGCTGTTGGTGGCGAGTCAGGGTGGATGACTActgattcattcaatcattatcTGGATCACTTCATAAAAAATGTGAAGTGCTCACCTACAAATCCAGTGCTTGTAGTCCTAGACAACCACGA tttggAGATTGATGTAGAAGAACAGACAGCAACAacgagagagacagagacagaGAAGGCCACACCAATGAGGAGACAAGCAGAGATGGAGGTTGATCTTGAACCTCCAGTCCTCCCACCACCACCCCCCGTTGATA GCTTGAACATGGTGAGAAATCAGCAACAGAAGCCAGGGGCACGAAAATATAAAGACTTCAGTGATGAGAATTTATCAAAAGCGATCCAGGCGGTAAATGAGAAGACCTTGTCACTACGCAAAGCAGCAGAAAAATATG tttggAGAATGAAAGAGCAGAAGAAGAGCTTCAGAGACTTCAACTGCAGCATCAGCAACAAAGAGACAGAGAAGGCAACCAATGAGGAGACAATTAGAAATGGAG TTGTTGGTGAGTTGATATGGGGCTGGCTGGGGAAGCTGTCCTACTGGCCGGACATAGTGGTGGTGGTGGATGAAGAGGGCCAATACACTCATCAAAAAC